The Engraulis encrasicolus isolate BLACKSEA-1 chromosome 4, IST_EnEncr_1.0, whole genome shotgun sequence genome includes a window with the following:
- the LOC134447218 gene encoding UDP-glucuronosyltransferase 2A3-like, with translation MHKDICTMVTMMFEDESLMMSLRDAKYDLVLTDPAFGGGVFLAHRLQLPLVLNVRWTVRGEAHLAIAPSPLSYIPFPGAELTDKMTFFQRLHNVMIYVISQSHFSQMTEPHYTALAKRYFGPDVDYFSLFQDADIWLMRNDFTFEFPRPTMPNVVYMSGFQCKPAKALPVDLEEFVQSSGEHGVIIMSLGTVFGKLPSDITEEIAAAFAQLPQKVIWRHQGPKPSTLGNNTLLVDWLPQNDLLGHPKTKVFVAHGGTNGVQEAIYHGIPIVGLPLVFDQPDNLSKMVAKGTAKVVDIATMDRAVFVEALREVLHEPSYRENMQQLSRIHHDQPMKPLDRAIFWIEFVMRNGGASHLRSQSFRMSWIVYHSVDVILTLMTALLLFLLIVFLIIKKCLSVLVRKKMKPE, from the coding sequence ATGCACAAGGATATTTGTACAATGGTGACTATGATGTTTGAAGATGAGAGTCTTATGATGTCACTCCGGGATGCAAAATACGACCTGGTTCTGACGGATCCTGCTTTTGGAGGTGGGGTGTTTCTTGCACACCGGCTTCAGTTGCCACTGGTGTTGAATGTGAGATGGACTGTGCGTGGAGAGGCTCACCTCGCCATTGCCCCGTCCCCTCTCTCATACATCCCCTTTCCAGGGGCTGAGCTGACAGACAAGATGACTTTCTTTCAAAGACTGCACAATGTAATGATTTATGTGATCAGTCAGTCCCATTTCAGTCAAATGACTGAACCCCACTACACTGCTCTCGCCAAACGTTACTTTGGTCCTGACGTCGACTACTTCTCCCTGTTCCAGGATGCCGACATCTGGCTCATGAGGAATGACTTCACCTTCGAGTTCCCACGCCCGACTATGCCCAATGTGGTGTACATGAGTGGGTTTCAGTGCAAACCTGCTAAAGCACTTCCTGTTGACCTGGAAGAATTTGTCCAAAGTTCAGGGGAACATGGAGTCATCATCATGTCCTTGGGAACTGTGTTTGGTAAGCTCCCAAGTGACATCACTGAGGAGATTGCTGCTGCTTTTGCGCAGCTTCCCCAAAAGGTAATTTGGAGACACCAAGGGCCAAAACCATCCACTCTTGGCAACAATACCTTACTGGTGGATTGGCTGCCCCAAAATGACCTGCTGGGCCACCCAAAGACCAAAGTGTTTGTAGCTCATGGAGGCACCAATGGTGTCCAGGAGGCCATCTACCATGGTATTCCAATAGTTGGCTTGCCTTTGGTTTTTGATCAACCTGACAATCTATCCAAGATGGTAGCGAAAGGAACAGCAAAGGTGGTGGACATTGCTACCATGGACAGAGCAGTGTTTGTGGAGGCGCTAAGGGAGGTGCTGCATGAACCATCCTACAGGGAGAACATGCAGCAGCTTTCCAGGATCCACCATGACCAGCCCATGAAGCCTCTGGACCGTGCCATCTTCTGGATCGAGTTTGTGATGAGGAACGGTGGCGCCTCTCACCTTCGCTCACAGTCCTTCAGGATGTCCTGGATTGTTTACCATTCGGTAGACGTAATACTGACACTGATGactgctcttctcctcttcctactGATTGTCTTCCTGATCATCAAGAAATGCCTCTCAGTCTTAGTTAGGAAGAAAATGAAACCTGAATAG